In the Callospermophilus lateralis isolate mCalLat2 chromosome 7, mCalLat2.hap1, whole genome shotgun sequence genome, TTCCTCCAAATTTACTTTATATAATCAGATGGATATAAATTAATGAACAAAAATTTAAGCAAGATACATTAACAATTTAACAGAACCCAATAATCTAATTTCTTCCAATTTTTCTCAAATTCATTTGAGTGTTTCCATCATGGTGCTCATAAGGAAATCAAACAACATATGGCTACTACAGTTGAATGTCAAATTAAGTATTTATGACATACCAAATTCTTCTATAATACAATTATGAAGAATCTTTAAGGAACTTATGTTTTGTATGTAGAAAAGTGTTAGAGTCAAACATTCAACTCaacaaaaataagaaacattTCTGATTCCTCTGTTAGGTGTAGACTGCTTCTCCTTTTGCTAATGAATGTTTTTTAGCTGTAATATCACTGAGCTGAATAAATCACCTTGAGTACATAAGGAAAAATAAACACATGCTAAAAGGATAAACTACATCTTTACTAGACCATCTCTACCTCTAACACTTCAGAAGCTTAGAGATTTAGAGTATTCTTACATTAACtgcaagaaaaattaaaggagaaattcCTTTTTTGAGATCACAACTATGAAGTCATGTGGTTATAAAATTCTGCATTTGTGTGCAAAACATGAATCACATTTACCTTTATTCTCCCTACTTAGTCTTGACAATCACCTAGCAGGACTTAACAGATACCTTTCAAAGAAACAGAGACTGAGATGTGTTTATATAACTTCAATAACCTCATCACTATAGTAATGAGAGATGCAGTATCCTTTTGCTATGGTTCAAGACAACAGGGAAGGAGAGATCACAAGAAAGAGAAATCAAAATTATTACAACTGAGAAACTACTTCTCATTAAGTTTTACCATGGTGCCACCTTCATTTTTACATAAGCATGGTGGCATAATTCAAGCTCAATAAATCGGAaatcttaatatttaaattttacctTGACTTTCATTTATCACCATATTAACAACCAAAAGAATTAGATAAAACACATAGGAAAGGGTAATATTAAACCCACCTTGCTGAGTTGATTTATTGACACATTAACTCATTTTTATATAGAAAAGGGATAGTGCATCTCAGTTTGCTTACAAGCTAGGAGATCACTTAAAATTCTGCATTTCCTAACTGCAAACAGAATATAGCACTTACAACAGGTTATAAATAAACTGGTTTTCAAGCATAGAGCCAGCCCCAACGATAATACACTATTTAAAAAGACCTAAGGCAATGAATTCCATTTCCAATGGAAAAAAAGAACTGTGCAAACAAgcttaaaactactttttttttgtgccAGTGTTATAAAATGTAGCTTTTAATAAAACCTTGACCCAAATGCCATTAActtcagaaaaaaatttggtggagAGAAGAAAGTTATTTCATTTAGGAAAAATAATCACTATCTTTTTTCCTAATCTtcaacacacacaatttaaacatatacAGTTGCTTTAACACTTTACACAATTCCTATGTACTGGAGCAATAACAAGGTCTAAATACAATTATATTCTTAAACACTGGGTCAAGGCTTTACATAAAAATACCATCCTACTTTCCCCCCCTAAGTTTCTAAAATATCACATACTTTCCTCAACATCTGCAGCCATCCAGGAATTTTTAGGAAACTTTTTGTGCATGATCTTAATTCCTAATCCCTGGCTCTTTGGGCTCAGTGACGAAAGATCAAAACCACCAAAAATGATGGTTCACTTGAAGTCAGACGAGAGACCCTGGCTCAATTAGTCTCATAGGATGAGAGCAGTGCTGCATCAACTGGCTCCATGCAGGAGGGGCACGTGAAGGATCTCATCAACCAGTCATCTATACAGTCCAGGTGATAGATGTGCATGCACGGCAGAAATCGAATTGGGTCCCCATAAACAAAGTCCATCATACAGATCACACACCTGTGGATGTGAGAGTAAAGTATTTTTAGGTGAGTGGCCTACTCAGAACACTCTTTAAAATCCCATAACAAAGACAATGTTAATACAAACAACACATCAGAATGGTTTGCCTGTCACCTCATTACCAAAGCATGCAAACTGAATACATCCATAGTGATGTATTCAATGTTGATAAATGTTGACACATTCATATTATCTTATTTTAATTTCCTGGGAATTTGCTGGGCCTTCATCACAATCAGCAGAGCAAAGAGAAATGGACCTCAGAATCAGGTTCACTAATGTGCTTGTAAAAAAGCTACATATTACAGGATACATCTGTGAAGAATGTGGCACTTTATGAAGGAAAGCATCAGTTAGATCAACTTTCCTTGTACTGAGTTTTTAGTAGAATGCTGGAGAATAATATGATTTGCATTTTAATAACTACATATGAAAACAGAACCACTGATTTAATCCTACCTATTGGGCTGCTGTTTTAAACCTATTTTCATTAACCCAGTTTCGAGTTCACTACACTTTTCTGAGGTTCAAGAAAGCAAACCAATTCTACAGTGTTTTAGAAGTCAATATCTACACAGACTATATTGTAAGTACTAGACCTAAATGTTGCTATAGCTAAAACAGCCAAACATTAACTAACATAGTAAATTAGATTATGTCTGTGTTAGTGAAGCCTATCTCAATTTAAAAGGAGAATGAATGTCCTCATTAAAGATTCTCAGATATCAATGATGAGCCCTGGGGACAAAAATTCAATAAGCAAAATTTTACCTACAACTCATTAAGCATAATGAATTATTTCACTATAAAGCCTTAACAATTTTAATGACTTCATGTTATTGATGTATTCCTGTATTATAATTTACTTAAATATATCTCTACTCTTGAACAATTaggcagcttttatttttttccccctaaataagACTGTAGTGAATATTTAGTGCATAAAGCTCTGGCATGAGGGGAGTGAAGTACACATTTTGGGACAGATTCCTAGGAATATTGTTTGAAAAGGTACATAACTCTTTCTCAGAGGTTATCAGTCCTTGAAATACTGCCAAACTACTTTCCAAAAACCTGTTGAGAGGCCACCAGCAATGTTCACTTTCATATAGGTGAATTAACTACCATCAAAGTCATTCAAATAGACAAGCAGTATAATGGTCTGAATCCACACATGATTTCTTGGCTTTTAGTTTTTTACAAAATTCTTCCTTATTGTTACTCTGAACATCTTATTGCATTAACTGAGGTGTTCTAAAATCAAAGTAATGTACAAAACCAAAGTACAGGAGAAAAAGCAAATTTTCAAAAAGTTAATCTCAGAAAACAGACCTCTGAAATGTGTTTATTAATTAAAACTTACTCCCGGATCTTTTTTTCGGATCCATCTCTTCCAGGGTCATAAACTCCTTTAGGCAGATGCTGTATAAGGCCTATTCTTTGAGCTATCCTAATTTGTTCCTCTTCAGTCAGCTGAGTTGCTAGCCGAGTCTGGCTAGGTGTTGGATGATAAACTGGAACTGGAACTTgttcctaaatattaaaaaaggaattaAAGATTAAAAACCTTATTTTATTACAgttctgttttctttgtttttgtttcatttgggAGAAGGGGGCACCCAGCTCTGCCTTAACTTTAGCTTCTACaataaaacataacaaaaaatTCATGTTTAGATATCAGAcctagttgatttttttttttttttagttgtagttggacacaataactttttatgtggtgctgaggatcaaactcagggcctcacacgtgctaggcaagcactctaccgctgagcacaaccccagcccacccagGTCTTTTTAACatcaatctttattttatttatttatattcagtactgagaatggaacccagtgactcacacatggtaggcaagaactttgccactaagccacaacccagccccaaagtaaaatttttaaatgggagTTTTAGAAATCATCTAAGACCAACTCTCCCACTTTATACGACCAAGCTAGCTTATAATCAAATAATTAC is a window encoding:
- the Rnf11 gene encoding RING finger protein 11 — protein: MGNCLKSPTSDDISLLHESQSDRASFGEGTEPDQEPPPPYQEQVPVPVYHPTPSQTRLATQLTEEEQIRIAQRIGLIQHLPKGVYDPGRDGSEKKIRECVICMMDFVYGDPIRFLPCMHIYHLDCIDDWLMRSFTCPSCMEPVDAALLSSYETN